From a single Actinomycetes bacterium genomic region:
- a CDS encoding 2-hydroxyacyl-CoA dehydratase family protein, whose protein sequence is MKTEHQTPLSGWPREQDHNLFAWMCTYTPEELIVAAKLRPFRLYGWANLNKADGYFPINFCPYLKANLSQLLAHEKNFKGAVIVDSCDGARRLYDTIGSYLPHLPRFLLNVPRTVNSDSVNFFEYNLNQFKDMLQKLTDSSISSQELILAIDQVNKKKNYLKGLKQSYTDNRISLIDYYRLVRVSATSSPELFNSEIDKLLKRLPEKKDLPGGPRVMVVGNFINEDKLWKILSELDCHMVYDDVCTLSRYFNHEVTSYQQNPVRALAVSYLQKPSCMRMADLGLKLENLKQAIEDYCIQAVIFVSLKFCDNTLYFYPLARQNLGLPVLNLELEYNNFSEGQIKTRLEAFLEML, encoded by the coding sequence ATGAAAACTGAGCACCAGACCCCGCTGTCCGGATGGCCCCGGGAACAGGATCACAATTTATTTGCCTGGATGTGTACCTATACCCCGGAAGAATTGATTGTGGCTGCCAAGTTAAGGCCTTTCCGCCTTTATGGATGGGCTAACCTTAATAAAGCAGACGGTTACTTCCCTATCAACTTCTGCCCTTATCTAAAGGCAAATCTGTCCCAGCTGCTGGCCCATGAAAAAAACTTTAAGGGCGCGGTAATAGTCGACTCCTGCGATGGAGCCAGAAGATTGTATGATACTATTGGCTCTTATCTGCCCCATCTGCCCCGCTTTCTTTTGAATGTTCCCCGGACCGTTAATAGCGATTCCGTAAACTTTTTTGAATACAATCTTAACCAATTTAAAGATATGCTCCAAAAATTAACCGACTCATCCATAAGCAGCCAGGAGCTGATACTGGCCATAGACCAGGTAAATAAAAAAAAGAATTATTTAAAAGGGCTAAAGCAGTCTTATACAGATAACCGGATTAGCTTAATTGACTATTACCGTTTGGTAAGGGTCTCTGCTACCAGCAGCCCGGAGTTGTTTAATTCTGAAATTGATAAGTTGCTAAAAAGACTCCCGGAAAAAAAAGACCTCCCCGGCGGACCCCGGGTAATGGTAGTGGGTAACTTTATAAATGAAGATAAGCTATGGAAGATTCTTTCAGAGCTGGACTGCCATATGGTTTATGATGATGTATGTACTTTAAGCCGCTACTTTAATCATGAGGTAACCAGCTACCAGCAGAATCCTGTACGCGCACTGGCGGTCAGCTACCTGCAAAAACCGTCCTGTATGCGTATGGCCGACCTGGGCCTGAAACTAGAAAACTTAAAACAGGCCATAGAAGACTACTGCATACAGGCAGTGATCTTTGTAAGCCTTAAATTCTGTGACAATACCCTGTACTTTTATCCTCTAGCGCGGCAGAATTTAGGCTTACCAGTGTTAAACCTGGAACTTGAATATAATAATTTTTCAGAGGGTCAGATAAAGACCAGGCTGGAAGCATTCCTGGAGATGCTGTGA
- a CDS encoding GerMN domain-containing protein has product MLKRATIILFTAILICLALTACSGQSVDLYFTVESEGSFYLQAQTRQVKSSPNIYQASLEQLIAGPGQSNLLPTIPASTKVNHVKVDNGLAIADFSAHILTDTSIPHSSTTEKLAIYSIVNTLTQFEGIEKVRITVENKSSGTIDGRSIEDFWGHIGLYDDFSKNEEIILKNEN; this is encoded by the coding sequence ATGTTGAAAAGAGCAACGATTATTCTATTTACGGCAATACTTATATGCCTGGCTTTAACCGCCTGCAGCGGCCAGTCGGTAGACCTCTATTTTACAGTGGAATCAGAAGGCAGCTTTTATCTCCAAGCCCAGACCAGGCAGGTAAAGTCCTCACCGAATATTTACCAGGCCAGCCTGGAGCAACTTATTGCGGGACCGGGCCAATCCAACCTTTTACCAACTATCCCTGCCAGCACCAAAGTTAACCATGTGAAGGTAGATAATGGATTGGCTATAGCGGATTTTTCTGCCCATATCCTTACCGACACTTCCATTCCCCATAGTTCAACTACTGAAAAACTAGCCATATACTCTATTGTAAATACTCTTACCCAGTTTGAAGGAATAGAAAAGGTAAGGATAACTGTTGAAAATAAAAGCTCGGGTACTATTGATGGCCGTAGCATAGAAGATTTCTGGGGTCATATAGGTCTTTATGATGATTTTAGCAAAAATGAGGAAATAATACTGAAAAATGAAAACTGA
- a CDS encoding cysteine hydrolase: protein MAKKALIIIDMLNDFVLKGAPLKVPKIETITGPIQREIEKAKLKNFPVIYLCDSHRPDDPEFKRFAPHAVKNTEGAKVIGQLKPQGSDIIVKKTTFSGFYKTELERVLNMMGVNHLRVTGCVTNICVYLVVFEAISRGYEVDVVSDAVIGLNQRDHRFALRQMKDVLKANVI from the coding sequence ATGGCAAAGAAAGCACTAATTATAATTGATATGTTAAATGATTTTGTCCTGAAAGGCGCCCCCCTTAAAGTTCCAAAAATTGAGACTATAACCGGGCCCATACAGAGAGAAATCGAAAAAGCAAAGTTAAAGAATTTTCCAGTTATATACCTCTGTGACAGCCACCGGCCTGATGATCCGGAGTTTAAAAGGTTTGCTCCGCATGCGGTTAAAAATACAGAAGGAGCCAAAGTTATAGGCCAGCTGAAACCCCAGGGAAGCGATATAATCGTAAAAAAAACAACTTTTTCCGGTTTCTATAAAACCGAGTTGGAACGTGTACTGAACATGATGGGGGTAAACCATTTAAGAGTTACCGGCTGTGTTACCAATATATGTGTTTATCTAGTGGTATTTGAGGCTATATCCAGGGGTTATGAGGTGGATGTGGTATCTGACGCGGTAATAGGCCTCAACCAACGGGACCACCGGTTTGCCTTAAGGCAGATGAAGGATGTATTAAAAGCAAATGTTATTTAA
- a CDS encoding nicotinate phosphoribosyltransferase yields MFYIADEKDIREGKVTDIYFRRSEQILKKLGKDVTVKTEIFLKNFPNRYGWGILAGIEETLKLLANGKKVSVRCMPEGTIFREYEPVMVIEGKYLDFGVFETAILGFLCQSSGIATKAARCKLAAGQKPVYSFGARRVHPAITPMVERCAYIGGAEGVSTVIGAEAIEGQPVGTMPHALILIIGDTVEATRAFDQVISKDVNRISLIDTFNDEKFEAINVCRELGDNIYGLRLDTPGSRKGDFVKILQEVRWELNIRGFKKVKLVVSGGLDEEEIMELGQAADSFGVGTSISGARVLDFALDIVEIEGRKVAKRGKMSGAKKVIRCSNCFNDQVVLEEEKAENFTCQECGSRFNELFMEAVKDGKLLEDLPSAVTIREKVLNQLKHVQL; encoded by the coding sequence ATGTTTTATATAGCTGATGAGAAAGATATAAGAGAGGGCAAAGTCACCGATATCTATTTTCGAAGGTCCGAGCAGATACTCAAGAAACTGGGTAAAGATGTGACTGTAAAAACTGAGATTTTTTTAAAGAATTTCCCCAACCGGTATGGTTGGGGGATTCTGGCGGGTATCGAAGAAACCTTGAAACTTCTAGCCAATGGAAAGAAAGTTTCCGTCAGGTGTATGCCGGAAGGGACCATCTTCAGGGAATATGAACCGGTTATGGTGATAGAAGGAAAATACCTTGACTTTGGTGTTTTTGAAACAGCCATACTTGGGTTTTTATGCCAGAGCAGCGGAATTGCCACTAAAGCTGCCCGCTGCAAGCTGGCAGCAGGCCAGAAACCTGTTTACAGCTTCGGGGCCAGGAGGGTTCACCCCGCTATTACCCCCATGGTAGAAAGATGTGCATATATAGGAGGCGCAGAAGGAGTTTCCACAGTCATTGGGGCAGAGGCCATAGAGGGACAACCGGTGGGAACCATGCCCCATGCACTGATACTCATAATAGGGGATACCGTAGAAGCTACCCGGGCTTTTGACCAGGTTATATCCAAAGATGTAAACCGGATATCCCTCATAGATACCTTCAATGACGAAAAATTTGAAGCTATCAATGTGTGCCGGGAGCTGGGAGATAATATTTACGGCCTGAGGCTGGATACCCCTGGTTCCAGAAAGGGTGATTTTGTAAAGATTTTACAGGAAGTTAGGTGGGAGCTTAACATAAGGGGGTTCAAGAAAGTTAAACTGGTGGTTAGCGGCGGCCTGGATGAGGAGGAAATAATGGAACTGGGCCAGGCAGCTGATTCATTTGGAGTAGGCACCTCCATATCGGGAGCCAGGGTACTGGATTTTGCCCTGGATATAGTAGAGATAGAAGGCAGAAAAGTTGCTAAAAGAGGCAAGATGTCGGGGGCAAAAAAAGTTATAAGGTGCAGCAATTGCTTCAATGACCAGGTGGTGCTTGAAGAGGAAAAGGCAGAAAATTTTACCTGCCAGGAATGCGGTTCCCGGTTTAATGAGCTGTTTATGGAAGCTGTAAAAGATGGTAAACTATTGGAAGATTTGCCTTCTGCAGTAACCATAAGGGAGAAGGTATTAAATCAATTAAAACATGTACAACTTTAA